The genomic DNA TGGAGGGGAATAGACTGGTGGTGGTGGGGACTTGTAATAGTATGGTGGTGGGGGAGATGGAGAAGGAGGAGGTGGTGATTTGTAGTAGTATGGTGGTGGAGGAGAATGAATTGGTGGTGGTGGAGATTTGTAATAGTATGGTGGTGGTGGAGAGTGGACTGGTGGTGGTGGAGATTTGTAGTAGTATGGTGGTGGTGGAGAGTGGACTGGTGGTGGTGGGGACTTGTAGTAGTAAGGTGGAGGTGGAGATGGCGACGGTGGAGGAGGGGATTTGTAATAGTATGAAGGTGGTGGTAATGGAGATGGAGATGGAGGTGGTGGGGATTTGTAGTAGTAAGGAGGAGGAAGAGATGATGATGGTGGAGGAGGGGAGTTGTAATGGTAGGTTGGTGCAGGGGCCTTCACTGGAGGTGGTGGTGATTGGTAGTAGTATGGCGGTGGAGGAGATGGTGAAGGAGGTGGAGGTGATTTGTAGTAGTATGGTGGAGGTGGTGAAGGAGAAGGTGGTGGTGGAGACTTGTAATAATATGGTGGAGGTGGTGAAGGAGAAGGTGGTGGTGGAGACTTGTAATAATATGGTTGGGGTGGAGAGTGGACTGGTGGGGGTGGAGATTTGTAGTAGTATGGTGGAGGTGGTGGTGACTTGTAAACATAGGTAGGGCTTGGTGGTGGTGGTGACTTATAAACATAAGTGGGGCTTGGTGGTGGCGGGGACTTATAATAGTATGGTGGAGGAGGTGGTGACTTGTAAACATAAGTAGGCGATGGTGGTGGTGGAGAGGTATAATAGTAAGGAGCTGGAGTAGGCTTTGGCTTTGGCTTCTCACACTCTTTGGGGGTCCTTGGAGCATAGGCAAATGGCTTAGCCTTGAGCACAAACTCATACTTGTCCTTGGACTTCACCGCGAGCATGGCACCCTTGTTGCCCCCATGAAGACTGGTAGCAATGTTGCAAGATGAACCCTTGGGTGGGGCATGAAGCTTGGCCTTGCATGCCTCAGCTCCATATTTGGCATAGTTAAATCCTTCAACTGTGATGCTAAATTTTCCATTGATTTTGGTTTTTCCGTAAGCTGTGATCTCCTTTTCTCCAACCTTGCAAGTCACTTCCACAACAGCATCTGCTCCATGTGAAATAATCAAAGTCAATCACCATATTTAGCATCAATTTGTTGCGAAATGTCAACCAAATTCTGTACCATGTATATACTATATTTTTCTTATGTACCGAAAAAGCAAGCATATTTAGCTTTTCATGTGTCTATATCCTGCCAAATGGGATGACAGAAACGGTAAATCAAccaagttttattattttaataggaaAATTATGATCTGATTATAAGATTTCCATTCAAAATTCTTCACTTAATTATTTAATCTAACAAGCAGGCTTGTCATTGCTTAATTAAATACAATTACAAAAGAAATAAATAGACAAGGACTTTGTTTTCTTGCTTaaccttattttttttctttaaatttattttttcttttaatttaatttatttcggtaaatatatatacatattgattccttaaaattattacaatatttacatggtttaaattaaaatattaaatatataaaattttaacttctagAGCACATGATATATGATGGGGTTTCGCGAAAATCTACaagtaaatttaaaagaaaaaaaaaaagctaatttACATGcaaatgtaaaataatatatatattaacagaTGAATCAAAGTTGGACATTTAAAAATTGGAAATGTATGAGAAAATTGTACCTTTGAGATGTTTCTTGTTGTGCGATTTTACTGGATAGCTCCAGTCATAGCACCTGTAGCAGTAAACTTTACCAACGACCTTGACTATGAGTGGGTGGGGGTGGGGGTGAGGGGCGGGATGATATGGAGTTGGAGGAGGTGGAGATTTGTAGTAGTATGGTGGAGAGACATAATGCGGAGGAGGTGGCGGAGACTTATAGTAGTAAGGTGGTGGAGATGGTGAAGGTGGTGGTGGAGACTTGTAGTAGTAAGGAGGTGGTGGAGATGGTGATGGTGGTGGGGGAGACTTGTAATAGTATGGTGGTGGGGGAGACTTCACTGGAGGTGGTGGCGACTTGTAGTAGTAAGGTGGTGGTGGAGATGGTGAGGGTGGTGGTGGAGATTTGTAGTAGTAAGTAGGTGGTGGAGATGGTGATGGTGGTGGTGGAGACTTATAATAGTAAGGTGGGGGTGGTGAAGGAGAAGGTGGAGGAGGAGACTTATAGTAGTATGGTGGTGGGGGAGACTTCACTGGAGGTGGTGGGGACTTGTAGTAGTAAGGTGGTGGTGGGGAAGGAGATAGAGGTGGCGGGGATTTGTAGTAGTAAGGAGGAGGTGGTGATGGGGACGGTGGTGGTGGAGACTTGTAGTAATATGGAGGAAGTGGAGATGGAGATGGAGGAGGTGGGGACTTGTAGTAGTATGGAGGAGGTGGGGAAGGAGATGGAGGTGGTGGGGATTTGTAGTAATAAGGAGGAGGTGGTGACGGGGACGGAGGTGGTGGAGACTTATAGTAATATGGAGGAGGTGGGGATAGGGACGGAGGTGGTGGAGACTTGTAGTAGTACGGGGGAGGTGGTGATGGGGATAGTGGTGGTGGAGACTTGTAGTAGTATAGAGGAGGTGGTGACGGGGATGGTGGTGGAGGAGACTTATAATAGTATGGAGGAGGAGGTGATGGAGACGGTGGTGGTGGAGATTTATAGTGGTATGGAGGGTTCAGTACTTCATGTTTCGATGGAGGTGGTGGTGACTTATACACATAAGGTGGTGGTGGAGAAGGCGAAGGAGATGGTGGAGATTTATACACGTATGGTGGTGGGGGAGATAGAGAAGGTGGTGGAGGTGACTTATACTCATAAGGTGGTGGAGGAGGTGAAGAGTATACATAACTATCAGCCGACACGGCACCTACATTACTCGCAACAGCAACGACAACAACAACCAAAGCCACCAACATTTGGGACCAAAACCGACCCCTGGCGGGGTCGCCCCAAGGAGCAGTCATTAATGGTCACTCAAAAACACCACCCTCGGTGGCCAATGTGGTGTAGATTACTAGACTACTCTCCCTGTTTGTAAGGGAAGGAAAAGGAAGGGAAAGGGAAAGAGAGAAAGATTTGGTTAAAGCCAACATGAAATGAAAACTGTATATATAGTTGAAAATAGTTGTTGATAAAGAGCTGTCACTAATAGACTAATTcaatggattttattttattttattttcacaagctggcttcttaaaaaaataaaatttagatcTTCATGATTTTAGGATTCCTACTATGAGCAGTCCACATATTATTTCCAACTACTCAT from Gossypium arboreum isolate Shixiya-1 chromosome 9, ASM2569848v2, whole genome shotgun sequence includes the following:
- the LOC108454137 gene encoding extensin-2-like, giving the protein MTAPWGDPARGRFWSQMLVALVVVVVAVASNVGAVSADSYVYSSPPPPPYEYKSPPPPSLSPPPPYVYKSPPSPSPSPPPPYVYKSPPPPSKHEVLNPPYHYKSPPPPSPSPPPPYYYKSPPPPSPSPPPLYYYKSPPPLSPSPPPPYYYKSPPPPSLSPPPPYYYKSPPPPSPSPPPPYYYKSPPPPSPSPPPPYYYKSPPPPSPSPLPPYYYKSPPPPSPSPPPPYYYKSPPPLSPSPPPPYYYKSPPPPVKSPPPPYYYKSPPPPSPSPPPPYYYKSPPPPSPSPPPTYYYKSPPPPSPSPPPPYYYKSPPPPVKSPPPPYYYKSPPPPSPSPPPPYYYKSPPPPSPSPPPYYYKSPPPPPHYVSPPYYYKSPPPPTPYHPAPHPHPHPLIVKVVGKVYCYRCYDWSYPVKSHNKKHLKDAVVEVTCKVGEKEITAYGKTKINGKFSITVEGFNYAKYGAEACKAKLHAPPKGSSCNIATSLHGGNKGAMLAVKSKDKYEFVLKAKPFAYAPRTPKECEKPKPKPTPAPYYYTSPPPPSPTYVYKSPPPPPYYYKSPPPPSPTYVYKSPPPPSPTYVYKSPPPPPYYYKSPPPPVHSPPQPYYYKSPPPPSPSPPPPYYYKSPPPPSPSPPPPYYYKSPPPPSPSPPPPYYYQSPPPPVKAPAPTYHYNSPPPPSSSLPPPYYYKSPPPPSPSPLPPPSYYYKSPPPPSPSPPPPYYYKSPPPPVHSPPPPYYYKSPPPPVHSPPPPYYYKSPPPPIHSPPPPYYYKSPPPPSPSPPPPYYYKSPPPPVYSPPPPYYYKSPPPPVKVPAPAYHYNSPPPPSPSPPPPYYYKSPPPPSPSPPLPYYYKSPPPPSPSPPPPYYYKSPPPPSPSPPPPYYYKSPPPPSPSPPPPVHSPPPPYYYKSPPPPSSSPPPRYYYHSPPPPVKSPPPPAYIYASPPPPTHY